CGGATCACAGCAAAACGATCGTTCAAATCGACACGAAGGAACTTCTTCAGTCTGTCGATCGTGCCTCTCTTCTAGCGAAAGAGAACCGCAACAATGTTGTTCGTCTGATGACAAAAGAAAACAATCATCTCGAAATTACAGGGAATTCTCCGGAAGTCGGTAATGTCGTCGAAGAAGTTTTGGCGAATGATGTCGAAGGGGAAGACTTGAAAATTTCGTTCAGTGCGAAATATATGATGGACGCTTTAAAAGCGGTGGATTATGATCAGGTGAAGGTCGAATTTACCGGAGCGATGCGTCCGTTCTTGATCCGTCCCGTAGACGATGATCAAATCCTCCAGCTGATCCTTCCGGTACGGACATACTGATCAGACCGGGGCAGAATAGTATTTACAAAGGTGTGGTTATGGACTCCATAATGGCACCTTTTTTTATTTCCTTCCTGAAATAGGAACCGGAAGAAACGGGAAGTACTTTCTTTACAAACTTTTCTTTAGTAAAATGGAGAATAGGTTAATTCATGGAATAGGGTGGATAAAATGAGCGAACAAATCGGTATCACGACAGAATACATTCCTCTCGGTCAATTTCTAAAATTGGCGAACATTGTCGAATCCGGAGGAATGGTGAAGATTTTTCTGGCAGAATTCGAGGTGTATGTCAACGGGGAACCGGAAAACCGCCGTGGGCGCAAACTGTACCTGGGAGATACAGTAGAAATAGAACAATTCGGCAGCTACACCGTTGTCCAGGAAGGGTAACGGGATACCCCTTACTTATGCATATCAAGGAACTGTCCCTGAGATCGTACCGGAATTATGATGATCTCTCCCTGACTTTCGACCATAAGATCAACGTCATCATTGGTGAAAATGCCCAGGGTAAAACCAATTTGATGGAAGCGATCTATGTCTTAGCGTTCACTCGTTCACACCGGACGCCGAGAGATAAAGAATTGATACAGTGGGATCAAGAGTATGGTAAAATAAAAGGTAGTATTTCTAAACGGAATCAACGCTTTCCCCTTGAAATCATCATTTCCAATAAAGGGAAAAAAGCGAAGTTGAATCATATGGAACAAAAGCGTTTGAGTGACTATATCGGCGCTTTGAATGTCGTCATGTTTGCACCTGAGGATCTCAATCTTGTCAAAGGGAGTCCTCAGGTGCGTCGTCGGTTTATCGACATGGAAATCGGGCAGATCCAGCCAAGGTATATTTATCACCTCGGACAGTATCAAAAAATACTCAAGCAGCGAAATCATTTATTGAAAGACCTGCAGAGAAAGCCGGGGGCAGACCGGACGATGCTTGCCGTCCTGACAGAGCAGCTGATGGAACACGCAGCGACGATCGTCGAGCGGAGGTTCAAGTTCCTTCAGCTTCTTCGTTCATGGGCGGCTCCGATCCATGAAGGGATCAGCCGACAGCTGGAACAATTACAAATTTCCTATGATGCGAGTGTGAAAGTATCAGAGGATATGAATTTGGAAACAATAAAGAAGACATATTCGGAAAAGTTCGCGGAAATAGAAGCAAAAGAGGTGGAACGCGGCACCACGCTTGCCGGTCCGCACCGGGACGATCTCTTGTTCTATGTTAACGGGAAGGATGTTCAGACGTACGGCTCCCAAGGCCAGCAGCGGACGACGGCGTTGTCTTTGAAACTCGCAGAAATCGAATTGATTCACAGCGAAGTGGGAGAATACCCGATTCTTCTGTTGGATGACGTGCTCAGCGAGCTGGATGACTTCCGTCAGTCCCACCTGCTTCATACGATCCAAGGGAAAGTGCAGACGTTCGTTTCGACGACGAGCATTGAAGGGATCGAACATGAGGCGTTGGAGGAGGCTGCGATATTCCGTGTCCGTGAAGGAACGATAGACGTTGAGAAATGAGGTGGAGGAATGTTTATTCACATCGGGGATGACCATGTGATTCATTCGGAAGACGTAGTGGCGATCATCGATAACAGCTTGATTTCTTCTTCCTCGATCATCGAGGAGTTTATTTTCAATCAGCGAAAAAACAGACAGGTTATTGAAACAGAAGATCATCAAGCGAAGTCTATCGTCATAACGAACGATGTGATCTACTTCAGTCCACTGTCTGTTTTCACGTTGAAGAAACGTGCCAATATGATGACGACCTTAAGCAAGCTTGAGGATTTCTCGGAGGAAACATAAAGAAACAAGCGATAGATTCAGTCAGCAGTCCTAAAGGATTTAATGCAAAACCACTTGAGAAATGTAGGTGAGTACCATGAAGGAAGATATTATCGAAGAACAACAGGCGTATGATGAGAGTCAAATACAGGTACTGGAAGGGTTGGAGGCTGTTCGGAAACGTCCGGGAATGTACATCGGATCGACGAACGAAAAGGGCCTTCACCACCTCGTATGGGAGATTGTCGATAACAGTATTGACGAAGCGATGGCCGGTTACTGTGACCATATTGAAGTTGCCATTGAAGAGGATAACAGCATCACGGTTACAGATAATGGGCGCGGTATCCCTGTAGGTATTCAGGAAAAGACCGGTCGTCCTGCCGTAGAGACGATCCTGACCGTTCTCCACGCCGGCGGTAAATTCGGCGGCGGAGGATACAAAGTGTCCGGAGGTCTGCACGGGGTGGGAGCTTCTGTCGTGAACGCCTTATCAACAAAGCTGGAAGTATTCGTTCACCGGGATGGGAACATTTATTACCAGGCCTACCACCGCGGTGTACCTGCGGATGATTTGAAAGTGATCGGTGAGACAGACATTACTGGAACACGCATCACATTCAAGCCTGATGAAGAGATCTTCTCAGAAACGCAGGAGTATAAGTTCGAAATCCTGGCCAACCGTCTGCGTGAGCTTGCTTTCCTGAATAAAGGATTGACGATAACGATCGATGATAAACGTACGGATGAAGATCCGGTCCAATATCATTTCGAAGGTGGGATCCTTTCCTACGTCGAACACATGAACCGTACGCGTGAAGTTCTGCATGATGCCTTTTTCATCGAAGGCGAGCAGGATGAAATCTCCATCGAAATCGCAATGCAGTACAACGATGGATTCGCAAGCAATATCTATTCCTACGCGAACAACATCCATACCTATGAAGGTGGAACACATGAATCCGGGTTCAAGACAGGACTGACGCGTGTCATTAACGACTACGCCCGCAAGAACAACATGTTCAAGGAGACCGACCCGAACTTGACCGGGGACGACGTCCGGGAAGGACTGACAGCGATCATCTCGCTCAAACACCCGGATCCCCAGTTTGAGGGACAGACGAAGACGAAACTTGGGAACAGTGAAGCGAGAACCGTGACGGACGCCTTGTTCTCAGAGAATTTCTCCAGATTCCTTTTTGAAAACCCGCAAATGGCGAAAACGATTGTCGAGAAGGGCCTGATGGCTTCAAGAGCAAGAATGGCAGCGAAGAAAGCCAGGGAATTGACCCGCCGTAAGAGCGCGTTGGAAGTATCCAACCTGCCTGGTAAATTAGCAGACTGTTCTTCCAAAGATGCCAAAATATCAGAACTGTACATCGTTGAGGGTGACTCTGCCGGAGGTTCAGCAAAGCAGGGCCGTGACAGGCACTTCCAAGCTATTCTTCCATTGAGAGGTAAGATTATCAACGTAGAGAAAGCGCGCCTGGATAAGATTCTTTCCAACAACGAAATCAGAACAATCATTACGGCGCTCGGTACGGGAATCGGTGAAGATTTCGACATAGAGAAAGCCCGTTACCATAAGATCGTCATCATGACGGATGCCGATGTCGACGGTGCCCATATCCGTACATTGCTGCTGACGTTCTTCTATCGTTACATGCGTCCTCTGATCGAAAAAGGCTATATTTACATCGCCCAGCCGCCGCTGTATAAGATCCAGCAGGGGAAAGCGACGTACTATACCTACAGCGACAAAGGACTTGATTCCATGCTTGCCCAGCTTTCTGCTTCACCGAAACCAGGGATTCAGCGTTACAAGGGACTTGGAGAGATGAACCCGGAACAGCTGTGGGAGACAACGATGGATCCGGAAACCCGTTCGATGCTTCAGGTGAATCTGGAAGATGCGATGGGCGCTGATGAAACATTTGATATCCTGATGGGGGACAAAGTCGAACCGCGTCGTAACTTCATTCAGGAAAATGCCCAGTATGTACAGAATCTTGATGTGTAAATAGATAGATCAGCAGTCTTTTTCTTTTCCACCAGTTTGGATGGGAGGGAAGAGGAGGGAGCAGCCTTTTGCGGCTGCTTCTCTTTGAAAGGCAACTAGGAGGTAGAAAGAATGGTCGATCAACCCGAACGCCCGCGCGTGCAGGAAATCAATATCAGTCAGGAAATGAGAACCTCTTTCCTGGACTATGCGATGAGTGTTATCGTCGCCCGTGCCCTTCCGGATGTAAGGGATGGATTGAAGCCTGTACACCGGAGAATATTGTATGCCATGCATGACCTTGGAATGCACGCAGATAAAGCTTATAAGAAATCGGCTCGTATCGTAGGGGAAGTTATCGGTAAGTATCACCCGCACGGAGATTCCGCTGTTTACGATACGATGGTCCGTATGGCTCAGGATTTCAACTACCGTTACATGCTTGTAGACGGTCACGGTAACTTCGGTTCTGTGGACGGGGACGCCGCAGCCGCCATGCGTTACACAGAGGCCCGAATGTCCAAAATCTCGATGGAGATCCTTCGTGATATCAACAAGGATACGATCGATTACAATGACAACTATGATGGTACCGAGCGTGAACCAGCCGTTCTGCCATCCAAATTCCCGAACTTGCTCGTGAACGGAGGAGCGGGAATTGCTGTCGGTATGGCAACAAACATCCCTCCCCACCAGTTGGGGGAAGTCATCGACGCAGTCCTTGCCTTGAGTAAGGATGAGGATATTACAATCCAGGAATTGATGGAAAATCATATTTACGGCCCGGACTTCCCTACTGCCGGTAAGATCCTTGGCTTGAGCGGTATCCGTAAAGCCTATGAAACTGGGAAAGGCTCGATTACCGTTCGTGCCAAAGTCGATATTGAAGAACAGGCGAACGGCAAAACACGTCTGCTTGTCACAGAGCTTCCATACCAGGTGAACAAAGCCCGTCTTGTAGAGAAGATCGCCGATCTTGCCCGTGATAAGAAGATTGACGGTATCACCGATCTTCGTGACGAGTCTGACCGGAACGGAATGCGTGTCGTTATCGAGCTTCGCAGAGATGTGAATCCGAACGTCCTCTTGAATAATTTGTATAAAATGACAGCTCTGCAGTCTACTTTCGGCATCAACATCCTTGCTCTCGTTGACGGCCATCCGAAGGTCCTCAACCTTAAGCAGTGTCTGGAGCATTACTTAGAGCACCAGAAGGTCGTTATCAGACGACGTACCGAATTCGAACTGAAAAAAGCGGAAGCGCGTGCCCACATTTTGGCGGGGCTGCGTATCGCACTTGATCATCTGGATGAAGTGATCGCGCTGATTCGTGAATCGCAGACGACAGACATTGCGAGAAACGGCTTGATGGAACGATTCGGTCTTTCAGAGAAACAAGCCCAGGCGATTCTTGATATGCGCCTTCAGCGTTTGACTGGTCTTGAAAGAGAGAAGATCGAAGAAGAGTACCAGGAGCTTATCAAGCATATTGCCGAATTGAAGGCAATCCTGGCCGATGACGAGAAGGTTCTTGAGATTATTCGTGGAGAGCTCCTCGACATCAAAGAGCGGTACAATGATGAGCGCCGTACAGAAATCGTCCTTGGCGGTACAGACTTTATTGAAGATGAAGACCTGATTCCGGAAGAGACGGTCATCGTGACATTGACTCACCAGGGATACGTGAAACGTCTTCCTGCAACCACGTATCGTTCCCAGCGCCGCGGAGGACGCGGAGTACAGGGAATGGGCACTCATGAAGAAGATTTCGTGGAACACCTGCTTTCTACTTCTACTCACAATACGCTGTTGTTCTTCTCCAACAAAGGGAAGGTTTACAAGGCAAAAGGGTATGAAGTACCGGAATTCAGCCGTACTGCGAAAGGAATCCCGATCATCAACATGCTGAATATCGAGCAGGATGAATGGATCAATGCCGTCATCGCTGTCGAAGATTTCGTAGATGACTGGTACCTCGTCTTCACAACGAGAAACGGGATTACGAAACGGACGACATTGTCCCAGTTCGCCAATATTCGTAAAGGCGGTCTGATCGCCCTCGGTCTTCGGGAAGATGATGAACTTATCTCCGTTCGTCTTACGGATGGATCGAAGGATATCATGATCGGAACAAGGAACGGATATCTGATCCGGTTCAATGAAGACCAGATTCGTCCAATGGGCCGTACAGCAGCTGGTGTGAAGGGAATTTCCCTCCGTGACGATGACCACGTCGTTTCCATGGAAATCCTTGATGACTCCCTGCAGGTATTGACCGTAACGACGAATGGCTACGGAAAGCGTACCCCTGCGAGTGATTACAGAATTACAAACCGTGGTGGTAAAGGAATCATCACGTGTAATCTGACAGATAAGAACGGTCATGTTGTATCAACAAAAGCCGTAAACGGTGAAGAGGATATCATGATCATCACAGCAAGCGGTGTCTTGATCCGCATGCCGATGGAAAGTATTTCCGAAACAGGACGTAACACACAAGGAGTCCGCCTGATCCGTCTTGGAGATGGAGAAGAAGTGGCGACTGTCGCCCGGGTTGAATCCGAGAAAGAGGAAGAAGAACTGTTGGAAGAAGCAATGGAAGCAGAAGCCGAAAAGCAGGCGGAGCAGGAAGCTTCGGAAACAGAATCTGAATCCGGTAACGATCCTACAGAAGAGTCGTAAGCTTAAATACCGTCGCCTGTCGTTCCTTAGCGGCAGGCGGCTTTTTTATTTCTACAAGAGAGGTGGAAGTACGTATGAGAGTGAGTCCAGGGCAGTTGACACCGGGATGCATCATCGTTCAAGACGTGAAAGGACGTACACAGCGACCGATCATTCCGAAAAATACCATCGTTCAACCGGTTCATATCGAAGTTTTGAAGAAGTTTCAAATCCCTTACATAGAAATATCCCACAAGCGTTCCGACGGCACACCGTTCATTCCTCAGCAAGACACAGACACAGAAACAGAACAACCGATATCCAATACGCCTTCTCCCTCTTCTGTTATACTGCATACTTTCGAAGAGCAGTACTTGGATGCCGTTCAATCCTATAAGGAATGGTACAATTCCTGGCAGGCCGGGTCCGCCGTCGATATTCGAGAAGTAAGGCGGATCATGGTGCCCCTGCTTGAGAAGTCGGTAGAATCAAAACCGGACATCTTTACACTTCATCATCATTCGACAGCTGTTGATTATATGTATCATCACGGAGTGGCGACCGGCCTCTTATCCGGCTATGTGGCTTCAAAGATGGGATACAGCTATGGAGAATGGATTCAGGTAGGGCTTGCAGGGGCACTTGCTGATGCAGGAATGGCCCGGATCGATAAACGGATAACCAGTAAAGAAGCTGCACTCACCGAAACGGAATACAGTCAGGTGAAGAATCATCCCGCCTTATCCTACCGAATGACAGAGAAAATCGCTTCGTTAAGCAAGGAGTCGAAGCTTGCGATCCTCCAGCACCATGAGCGGATGGATGGGACCGGATATCCACTTGGCCTGCATCACGACAAGATTCACATGTTCAGTCAAATCCTTGCCGTCAGTGACATGTACCATGCCATGACGTCCGAGCGCCATTACAGGGAACGGCGTTCTCCGTTTCTAGTACTCGAGGAAATGCTGCAGAAGCAGATGGGACGGTATCACCAGGAAGTCATTCAAACCTTAGCCAAAGAACTGACAGGCTACTCAATTGGTACGAAGGTACGACTTTCCGATAACAGTAAAGCGGATATTCTCTTTGTAGATGAACAGGATCCAGTCAGACCGATTGTTCAAAGTAACGATTCCATTATTAATTTAAAAGAACACTTGGATTTATATATTGAAGAAGTCTATGAATAAAGAAAAGACCAGTGACGTCATGGAACCGATGACCACTGGTCTTTCATCCACAAAGAAATCAATTCCGGAATTCTTTCCGAAGCGGTTTCGAGGAAATGCAGAATGAAGACGTAATCCTCTCTGTCCTTCATCTGCTCCATCTCCCCCCACCACTCGCCCTCATAACGGACAAGCATACTTAAATTGTAGAGGACGGCGAAGTAACGAAGCAGCTCCGGCCAGTTTTCATCCGGTTCTTTGGCTTTTTCCTCTTTCCATTGATAGATGGTGTCCATCGCCGGAAGCGGTCGGAGCAGTTCATCCATCGATACTTTCTCTTTGTTCGAGGAGAATTGAAAAAGATGATGCGCCGCGTGCTGAAACAAGCCGTGGGGCTGGATCCTTATATCATCTTCAAGAAACCGGTAATGCTGTTTTTTTCTTTTTCTTGTAGATAACCCGTGGGCAAGCACTTTTGC
This sequence is a window from Bacillus sp. SB49. Protein-coding genes within it:
- the yaaA gene encoding S4 domain-containing protein YaaA; its protein translation is MSEQIGITTEYIPLGQFLKLANIVESGGMVKIFLAEFEVYVNGEPENRRGRKLYLGDTVEIEQFGSYTVVQEG
- the recF gene encoding DNA replication/repair protein RecF (All proteins in this family for which functions are known are DNA-binding proteins that assist the filamentation of RecA onto DNA for the initiation of recombination or recombinational repair.), with translation MHIKELSLRSYRNYDDLSLTFDHKINVIIGENAQGKTNLMEAIYVLAFTRSHRTPRDKELIQWDQEYGKIKGSISKRNQRFPLEIIISNKGKKAKLNHMEQKRLSDYIGALNVVMFAPEDLNLVKGSPQVRRRFIDMEIGQIQPRYIYHLGQYQKILKQRNHLLKDLQRKPGADRTMLAVLTEQLMEHAATIVERRFKFLQLLRSWAAPIHEGISRQLEQLQISYDASVKVSEDMNLETIKKTYSEKFAEIEAKEVERGTTLAGPHRDDLLFYVNGKDVQTYGSQGQQRTTALSLKLAEIELIHSEVGEYPILLLDDVLSELDDFRQSHLLHTIQGKVQTFVSTTSIEGIEHEALEEAAIFRVREGTIDVEK
- the remB gene encoding extracellular matrix regulator RemB — protein: MFIHIGDDHVIHSEDVVAIIDNSLISSSSIIEEFIFNQRKNRQVIETEDHQAKSIVITNDVIYFSPLSVFTLKKRANMMTTLSKLEDFSEET
- the gyrB gene encoding DNA topoisomerase (ATP-hydrolyzing) subunit B, producing MKEDIIEEQQAYDESQIQVLEGLEAVRKRPGMYIGSTNEKGLHHLVWEIVDNSIDEAMAGYCDHIEVAIEEDNSITVTDNGRGIPVGIQEKTGRPAVETILTVLHAGGKFGGGGYKVSGGLHGVGASVVNALSTKLEVFVHRDGNIYYQAYHRGVPADDLKVIGETDITGTRITFKPDEEIFSETQEYKFEILANRLRELAFLNKGLTITIDDKRTDEDPVQYHFEGGILSYVEHMNRTREVLHDAFFIEGEQDEISIEIAMQYNDGFASNIYSYANNIHTYEGGTHESGFKTGLTRVINDYARKNNMFKETDPNLTGDDVREGLTAIISLKHPDPQFEGQTKTKLGNSEARTVTDALFSENFSRFLFENPQMAKTIVEKGLMASRARMAAKKARELTRRKSALEVSNLPGKLADCSSKDAKISELYIVEGDSAGGSAKQGRDRHFQAILPLRGKIINVEKARLDKILSNNEIRTIITALGTGIGEDFDIEKARYHKIVIMTDADVDGAHIRTLLLTFFYRYMRPLIEKGYIYIAQPPLYKIQQGKATYYTYSDKGLDSMLAQLSASPKPGIQRYKGLGEMNPEQLWETTMDPETRSMLQVNLEDAMGADETFDILMGDKVEPRRNFIQENAQYVQNLDV
- the gyrA gene encoding DNA gyrase subunit A gives rise to the protein MVDQPERPRVQEINISQEMRTSFLDYAMSVIVARALPDVRDGLKPVHRRILYAMHDLGMHADKAYKKSARIVGEVIGKYHPHGDSAVYDTMVRMAQDFNYRYMLVDGHGNFGSVDGDAAAAMRYTEARMSKISMEILRDINKDTIDYNDNYDGTEREPAVLPSKFPNLLVNGGAGIAVGMATNIPPHQLGEVIDAVLALSKDEDITIQELMENHIYGPDFPTAGKILGLSGIRKAYETGKGSITVRAKVDIEEQANGKTRLLVTELPYQVNKARLVEKIADLARDKKIDGITDLRDESDRNGMRVVIELRRDVNPNVLLNNLYKMTALQSTFGINILALVDGHPKVLNLKQCLEHYLEHQKVVIRRRTEFELKKAEARAHILAGLRIALDHLDEVIALIRESQTTDIARNGLMERFGLSEKQAQAILDMRLQRLTGLEREKIEEEYQELIKHIAELKAILADDEKVLEIIRGELLDIKERYNDERRTEIVLGGTDFIEDEDLIPEETVIVTLTHQGYVKRLPATTYRSQRRGGRGVQGMGTHEEDFVEHLLSTSTHNTLLFFSNKGKVYKAKGYEVPEFSRTAKGIPIINMLNIEQDEWINAVIAVEDFVDDWYLVFTTRNGITKRTTLSQFANIRKGGLIALGLREDDELISVRLTDGSKDIMIGTRNGYLIRFNEDQIRPMGRTAAGVKGISLRDDDHVVSMEILDDSLQVLTVTTNGYGKRTPASDYRITNRGGKGIITCNLTDKNGHVVSTKAVNGEEDIMIITASGVLIRMPMESISETGRNTQGVRLIRLGDGEEVATVARVESEKEEEELLEEAMEAEAEKQAEQEASETESESGNDPTEES
- a CDS encoding HD-GYP domain-containing protein; amino-acid sequence: MRVSPGQLTPGCIIVQDVKGRTQRPIIPKNTIVQPVHIEVLKKFQIPYIEISHKRSDGTPFIPQQDTDTETEQPISNTPSPSSVILHTFEEQYLDAVQSYKEWYNSWQAGSAVDIREVRRIMVPLLEKSVESKPDIFTLHHHSTAVDYMYHHGVATGLLSGYVASKMGYSYGEWIQVGLAGALADAGMARIDKRITSKEAALTETEYSQVKNHPALSYRMTEKIASLSKESKLAILQHHERMDGTGYPLGLHHDKIHMFSQILAVSDMYHAMTSERHYRERRSPFLVLEEMLQKQMGRYHQEVIQTLAKELTGYSIGTKVRLSDNSKADILFVDEQDPVRPIVQSNDSIINLKEHLDLYIEEVYE
- a CDS encoding YaaC family protein, which encodes MPNHDTILTYLQVTAHSRPFLQACYDKIGHQKAEHHAYNNAERFQYGLLLGGDYWRTALQTPLSVKPLLFYYGLNHFMKSCLLTVDPGYPATAKVLAHGLSTRKRKKQHYRFLEDDIRIQPHGLFQHAAHHLFQFSSNKEKVSMDELLRPLPAMDTIYQWKEEKAKEPDENWPELLRYFAVLYNLSMLVRYEGEWWGEMEQMKDREDYVFILHFLETASERIPELISLWMKDQWSSVP